A part of Onthophagus taurus isolate NC chromosome 7, IU_Otau_3.0, whole genome shotgun sequence genomic DNA contains:
- the LOC111426941 gene encoding evolutionarily conserved signaling intermediate in Toll pathway, mitochondrial-like, translated as MINSNQSRNKRGYCLATCEAALWYHVSKALNLAVTFQIINILLSIRRMFAKINRYRTTSALQTFRLVLINQFHLTTYELQEKLPPTINFNINKEKSKNTYLEMINIYTDRNHVYRRGHVEFIYSALKHMDEYGVSKDLNVYKALIDVMPKGKFIPTNIFQAEFMHYPKQQQCIVDVLEQMEDNGVLPDVEMEEMLLNIFGNRGFPLRKYWRMMYWMPKFKYASPWYVPNPVPDDTLNLAQLAIKRISSVDVQTIIKVYTTDDVKIWIVSAQSPTQKNLIQNHNESEPIYVMGPCKVWLRNKSVDYFYLSANPKSSPTSNIDEDPFYLDDISNIEVKLQNSLSLPTKSVHEQDDGVIMALCATQTSNKESLLCWIRHLEKDGNPMLGTIPIVFRLKSSTVENNRCISVS; from the coding sequence ATGATCAATAGTAACCAGTCACGCAATAAACGCGGTTACTGCTTGGCTACATGCGAGGCTGCCCTGTGGTATCACGTATCCAAGGCACTGAATCTGGCCGTCACTTTTcagattataaatatattattgtcCATCAGGCGAATGTTCGCAAAGATCAACCGCTACAGAACGACTTCTGCGTTACAAACATTTCGATTAGTACTTATAAATCAATTTCACTTAACCACGTACGAGTTACAGGAAAAATTACCACCCAcgattaactttaatattaataaagaaaagtcaAAAAATACCTATTTGGAAATGATAAATATTTACACCGATCGAAATCATGTTTATAGAAGAGGACACGTCGAGTTTATTTATTCCGCTTTAAAACACATGGATGAGTATGGGGTCAGTAAAGATTTAAACGTCTATAAAGCTTTGATTGATGTTATGCCTAAAGGAAAGTTCATACCTACGAATATATTTCAAGCGGAATTTATGCACTACCCTAAACAACAGCAGTGTATAGTTGATGTTTTAGAACAAATGGAGGATAATGGGGTTTTACCCGATGTAGAAATGGaggaaatgttattaaatatatttggtAATCGCGGATTTCcattaagaaaatattggaGAATGATGTATTGGAtgccaaaatttaaatatgcgTCACCTTGGTATGTTCCAAACCCCGTACCTGATGATACATTAAATTTAGCCCAATTAGCCATTAAAAGAATAAGTAGTGTCGATGTCCAAACAATCATTAAAGTTTATACAACAGATGATGTTAAAATTTGGATTGTTAGTGCTCAATCGCCAACCCAAAAGAATCttattcaaaatcataatGAATCAGAACCAATTTACGTGATGGGACCATGTAAGGTGTGGTTAAGAAACAAATCGgtagattatttttatttgagtGCTAATCCAAAATCATCGCCAACCTCAAATATTGATGAAGATCCGTTTTATTTGGACGATATTAGCAATATTGAAGTTAAGCTACAAAATAGTTTATCGTTGCCAACAAAAAGCGTTCACGAACAAGATGATGGTGTTATAATGGCGTTGTGTGCTACTCAAACATCCAATAAAGAATCTTTATTATGTTGGATAAGACATTTAGAAAAAGATGGAAATCCGATGTTGGGCACAATTCCCATTGTGTTTCGTTTAAAAAGTTCCACGGTTGAAAATAACAGGTGCATATCAgtttcttaa